In Cheilinus undulatus linkage group 16, ASM1832078v1, whole genome shotgun sequence, one DNA window encodes the following:
- the LOC121523262 gene encoding zinc finger protein 497-like: protein MCACEAPLLRGLRVLKESVREQLSRVEEELMEQLEERSGGSRTSWGRLLLVLRPLLTGSLSAAVERITELVEREVEETRRALQRQSRLLEALLSPQVALTRTDFLGPSILTDKQPLLLSEGEPADITAPLSSASSERAADESVHDDDWKENDHSPSKTESKDLRTDPGRRRNTHRQQGASERPAARRCVVCGRSFRHRGNLVKHAETHSDQGICGVCGQSSDHLMHHLMSHKDSVSGGGACEVCRKTFQNIETHMRRHTGEKPYYCSICRKRFPRAGSLRRHHKIHDRRRGRGQQGQDRERGEDGEDKGQKKDKEDGGDDGSEPDKEHDCGLGQSRGSWSCHVCSDQFQSRGFLRKHAESHRSDPRSVCGVCGQQLDSPEALQNHLESHREAGGACLVCTRTFQNLETHMRTHTGVKPYRCSVCDKRFPRAGALRRHRKIHGGERTYVCSRCGQDFTENSALKTHCREIHKEDQGVTDSQMEESPAIRQQTRESAQTSHCCQVCSESFQSASGLRKHVKTHSSTAVCGICGQKVLPSQTLTDHLQVHRDAAKICHVCGRTFQNIVTHMRSHTGVKPYVCSICGKSFPRPGALRRHRRIHSGERPYICEFCGKTFMDNGALSTHIRKHSGESPAHRVSCETCGKTLASIHVLAVHQRIHSGEKPFSCRVCGKAFRQVGGLNAHMLTHSGEKPFSCSLCPKSFSTKGYLQTHLRFHRKERAFSCGRCSKAFVTKNDLKKHQLTHSGEKPYGCSLCGKCYQEKRSRDVHVKVHHNHSSGREPIRRQNSLQQDFIQL, encoded by the exons ATGTGTGCCTGTGAAGCCCCGCTGCTCCGGGGCCTCCGGGTCCTGAAGGAGTCCGTGAGGGAGCAGCTGTCCCGGGTGGAGGAGGAGCTCATGGAGCAGCTGGAGGAGCGCAGCGGGGGCTCGCGGACCTCCTGGGGCCGCCTGCTGCTCGTGCTGCGGCCGCTGCTGACCGGGAGTCTCTCCGCGGCGGTGGAGCGGATCACGGAGCTGGTGGAGAGGGAGGTGGAGGAGACCCGGAGGGCCCTGCAGAGACAGAGCCGCCTGCTGGAGGCGCTGCTGAGCCCACAGGTGGCTCTGACACGGACAG ATTTCCTCGGCCCGTCTATTTTGACCGACAAACAGCCCCTGCTGCTGTCTGAGGGAGAACCCGCTGACATCACTGCCCCGCTAAGCTCCGCCTCCTCAGAGCGCGCTGCAGATGAGAGCGTCCACGACGACGACTGGAAGGAAAATGACCACTCCCCAAGCAAAACTGAATCCAAAGACTTGAGGACAGATCCAGGACGGCGCCGTaacactcacagacagcagggGGCATCTGAGAGGCCAGCGGCTCGTCGTTGTGTTGTCTGTGGGCGGAGCTTCAGGCACAGAGGGAATCTGGTCAAACATGCAGAGACTCACTCAGACCAGGGCATCTGTGGGGTCTGTGGTCAGTCATCAGACCACCTCATGCACCACCTGATGTCTCACAAGGACTCCGTAAGTGGGGGCGGGGCCTGTGAGGTATGCAGGAAGACATTTCAGAACATAGAGACTCACATGAGGAggcacactggagagaaaccgtACTACTGCTCCATCTGTAGAAAGAGGTTCCCACGAGCAGGATCGCTACGACGACACCACAAGATCCACGACAGGAGGAGGGGGCGGGGACAGCAGGGACAGGACAGAGAGCGGGGAGAGGATGGAGAGGATAAGGGGCAGAAAAAGGACAAGGAAGATGGAGGGGACGATGGGTCAGAGCCAGATAAGGAGCATGATTGTGGTCTGGGCCAGTCTCGAGGGTCCTGGTCCTGCCACGTCTGCAGTGACCAGTTTCAGAGCCGAGGCTTCCTAAGGAAACACGCTGAGTCTCACCGAAGCGACCCCCGGAGCGTCTGTGGAGTCTGTGGACAGCAGCTGGACTCACCTGAGGCTCTGCAGAATCACCTGGAGTCCCACAGAGAGGCTGGGGGGGCCTGCTTGGTCTGCACCAGGACTTTCCAGAACCTGGAGACCCACATGAGGACCCACACTGGGGTGAAACCGTACCGCTGCTCTGTCTGTGACAAACGCTTCCCCAGAGCCGGGGCGCTGAGGCGCCACAGGAAGATCCACGGCGGAGAGAGGACGTATGTTTGCTCGCGTTGTGGCCAGGACTTCACTGAGAACTCTGCCTTAAAGACTCACTGCAGAGAAATCCACAAGGAGGATCAGGGAGTGACAGACTCTCAGATGGAGGAGAGTCCAGCCATAAGACAACAGACCAGAGAGTCCGCTCAGACGAGTCACTGCTGCCAGGTGTGCAGCGAGTCGTTCCAGAGCGCCAGCGGTCTAAGGAAACACGTGAAGACTCACTCCAGCACAGCGGTGTGTGGGATCTGTGGTCAGAAGGTCCTGCCATCACAGACCCTCACAGACCACCTGCAGGTCCACAGAGATGCTGCCAAGATCTGCCACGTCTGCGGTAGAACCTTCCAGAACATCGTCACTCACATGCGAAGCCACACCGGGGTGAAACCCTACGTCTGCTCCATCTGTGGGAAGTCCTTCCCCCGGCCCGGTGCTCTGCGGCGCCACAGGAGGATCCACAGCGGGGAGCGGCCGTACATCTGTGAGTTCTGCGGGAAGACGTTTATGGATAACGGTGCTCTGAGCACGCACATCAGGAAACACAGCGGAGAAAGCCCCGCCCACCGCGTCTCCTGTGAGACCTGTGGAAAGACCCTGGCATCGATCCACGTCCTGGCAGTCCACCAGAGAATCCACAGCGGAGAGAAACCGTTCAGCTGTCGGGTCTGTGGGAAAGCCTTCAGGCAGGTGGGGGGGCTGAACGCTCACATGCTGACCCACAGTGgggagaaacccttcagctgctctctCTGCCCCAAGAGCTTCAGCACCAAAGGTTACCTGCAGACTCACCTGCGCTTCCACAGGAAGGAGCGCGCCTTCAGCTGCGGCCGCTGCTCCAAAGCCTTCGTCACCAAGAACGACCTGAAGAAACACCAGCTGACCCACAGCGGGGAGAAACCCTACGGCTGCTCTCTCTGTGGGAAATGCTACCAGGAGAAACGCTCCAGAGACGTTCATGTGAAGGTtcaccacaaccacagcagcgGCAGGGAACCAATCAGAAGACAGAACAGTCTGCAGCAGGACTTCATCCAGCTGTAG